Proteins encoded in a region of the Engraulis encrasicolus isolate BLACKSEA-1 unplaced genomic scaffold, IST_EnEncr_1.0 scaffold_35_np1212, whole genome shotgun sequence genome:
- the dll4 gene encoding delta-like protein 4: protein MALWYNLLLLSIMVTPQAYGSGVFEIDLQEFRNDKNMLSNGSRCLADCRTFFRVCLKNYQREVTPGECYYGSGSTPVLGARSFSITQSGGSSKALRFPIDFSWPGSFSLIIEAWYAPTQDSTLDTSNNNLLISFFATKTNLEAGAAWSRNVLTWRQTELRYSYRFICNGNYYGENCSKKCVPRDDLFGHYTCDRDGNISCFPGYKGKYCEHSICLEGCSKTNGNCTQPGECDCREGWQGVFCDECKRHPSCQHGTCQLPGQCNCDEGWGGILCDQDLNYCTHHRPCVNGTCMNTGQGSFTCTCHPGYTGLTCDRQLTECDGRPCLHGAQCTDLDVGGYVCTCPEGYEGRHCETKVVTCADSPCFHRGRCHDRDEGRSYVCECPAGYTGLNCEKRVDKCTTLRCANGGLCVVEGGMRKCSCRSGFAGLLCEINVDDCANQPCANGSTCQDAINGYKCLCAPGFEGRHCDRPASSASGPSCSPLRPCQNGGTCSPSGACACLAPYAGRLCERAAAAATTTSTPELATPPWAAVLLGAGLVAMLVLLSMVLIVLRFVHKQKTHHHDNGLPDDHHHHRGVFKGPPTPTKNNLSEPHKDNLLSALQLKNTNKRAELEVDCPYKKAELDILDCPNEKLNYKHINYHSENYRSHAEYKQERNDTKGVEDKTHLARIYREKPECRISTICRESRDSMYQSVFVITEERNECVIATEV, encoded by the exons ATGGCACTTTGGTACAATCTACTACTACTTAGCATAATGGTAACGCCACAG GCTTACGGCTCCGGTGTATTCGAGATTGACCTGCAGGAGTTCAGGAACGATAAAAACATGCTGTCCAACGGCTCGCGCTGTCTCGCCGATTGTCGGACGTTTTTCCGCGTGTGTCTGAAGAATTACCAGCGCGAGGTGACCCCGGGAGAGTGCTACTACGGCAGCGGGAGCACGCCAGTGCTGGGCGCGAGGTCCTTCAGCATCACCCAGAGCGGGGGCAGCAGTAAAGCTCTTCGGTTCCCCATCGATTTTAGCTGGCCG GGATCCTTTTCTCTTATCATTGAAGCCTGGTATGCTCCGACACAGGACTCAACATTAG ACACGTCGAACAACAATTTGCTGATTAGCTTTTTTGCCACCAAAACGAATTTGGAAGCAGGTGCCGCGTGGTCTCGGAATGTTCTGACGTGGCGGCAAACCGAGCTACGCTATTCTTACCGTTTCATCTGCAACGGCAATTACTACGGGGAGAACTGCTCCAAGAAGTGCGTGCCCAGGGACGACCTGTTCGGACACTACACCTGCGACCGCGACGGGAACATATCCTGTTTCCCTGGCTACAAAGGGAAATACTGCGAACACT CAATCTGTCTTGAAGGCTGCAGCAAAACCAACGGCAACTGCACCCAGCCCGGAGAGTGTGA ctgccGGGAGGGCTGGCAGGGCGTCTTCTGTGACGAGTGTAAGCGGCACCCCTCCTGCCAGCACGGCACCTGCCAACTGCCCGGCCAGTGCAACTGTGACGAAGGATGGGGAGGCATCCTCTGCGACCAag ACTTGAACTACTGCACCCACCACCGGCCGTGTGTTAACGGCACCTGCATGAACACGGGCCAGGGGAGCTTCACCTGCACCTGCCACCCAGGCTACACCGGCCTCACCTGCGACCGCCAGCTCACCGAGTGCGACGGCCGACCCTGCCTACACGGAGCACAGTGCACG gatctGGACGTGGGTGGCTACGTGTGTACGTGTCCCGAGGGCTATGAGGGCCGCCACTGTGAGACCAAGGTGGTGACATGTGCAGACTCCCCGTGCTTCCACCGGGGGCGCTGTCACGACCGCGACGAGGGACGCAGCTACGTGTGCGAATGTCCGGCCGGCTACACGGGACTCAACTGTGAGAAGAGAGTGGACAAGTGCACCACGCTACGCTGCGCTAACG gtgggttgtgtgtggtggaggggggcATGCGTAAGTGCAGTTGCCGTTCGGGCTTCGCGGGGCTCctgtgcgagatcaacgtggacGACTGTGCCAACCAGCCCTGTGCCAATGGCAGCACGTGCCAAGACGCCATCAACGGCTACAAGTGCCTGTGCGCGCCCGGGTTTGAGGGCCGCCACTGCGACCGCCCTGCCTCCTCGGCGTCCGGCCCCTCGTGCTCGCCGCTGCGGCCGTGCCAGAACGGCGGCACCTGCAGCCCGAGCGGAGCGTGCGCGTGCCTGGCTCCGTACGCCGGGCGCCTGTGCGAacgcgccgccgccgccgccaccaccacctccactcccgAGCTGGCCACGCCCCCATGGGCCGCCGTGTTgctaggggcggggcttgttgcCATGCTGGTGCTTCTCTCCATGGTGCTCATCGTCCTGCGCTTCGTCCACAAGCAGAAGACGCATCACCATGACAACGGTCTCCccgacgaccaccaccaccaccgcggcGTGTTCAAAGGCCCGCCCACCCCCACCAAGAACAACCTATCAGAGCCGCACAAGGACAACCTGCTGTCCGCCCTGCAGCTGAAGAACACCAACAAGAGGGCGGAGCTGGAGGTGGACTGCCCCTATAAGAAGGCGGAGCTAGACATCTTGGACTGCCCCAATGAGAAGCTGAACTACAAACACATTAACTACCACTCAGAGAACTACCGGAGCCACGCCGAGTACAAGCAGGAGCGCAACGACACCAAGGGAGTAGAGGACAAGACACACCTGGCCCGGATATACAG AGAAAAGCCGGAATGCAGAATATCAACAATCTGCAGAGAATCCAGAGACTCCATGTACCAGAGTGTCTTCGTCATCACGGAGGAGAGGAACGAGTGTGTTATAGCTACAGAG gtATAA